From the genome of Pungitius pungitius chromosome 21, fPunPun2.1, whole genome shotgun sequence, one region includes:
- the LOC119213405 gene encoding zinc finger protein 503-like, with product MIASPTVSVLRNSTNPAWESDSSGEKGAVKISQLFRHNSVSPAHPSRQASRLPIKVLKMLTARAGHILHPEYLQPLPSTPISPIELDAKKSPLALLAQTCSQIGKPDPPSSSKLSSVTSNGSSDKDIKSGPLKMSDIGADDKSSFKPYSKSSEKKDSSSSLSGDKTSFRVPSATCQPFSPRTGSPSSCTSVSPLPADGKAGDKEEKKESDSNKSSTADNNGSHRLSGITSDGSHHQESTSGSKTRTSDSPSVTSSSSVLSSGLVAPVSPYKPGHTVFPMSPAGISYPGSLAGAYAGYPQSFLPHGMNLDPTKSSSQLLSAQFAAASSMGCSKAGTSPLAGSSPPSLMSASLCRDPYCLSYHCTSHLSGASSANCAHDSAAAAALKSGYPLMYQTHPLHGVHSSAPSFSGHPLYPYGFILPNDPLPHICNWVSANGPCDKRFSSSEELLGHLRTHTAFAGTDKLISGYPGSSSLANAAAAAAMACHMHMPPNGSPGSPGALALRGPHHHLGLSSRYHPYSKSPMHTPGAPVPVPAATGAYYSPYAFYGQRLTTASALGYQ from the exons ATGATCGCATCGCCCACGGTCTCTGTCCTGAGAAATAGCACGAATCCAGCGTGGGAGAGCGACTCCTCGGGGGAGAAGGGCGCAGTGAAGATCAGCCAGCTATTCCGCCACAACTCCGTCTCTCCTGCACACCCTTCTCGCCAAGCCAGTCGTCTCCCCATCAAGGTTTTGAAAATGCTTACCGCTCGGGCAGGACACATTTTACACCCGGAGTACCTTCAGCCTTTGCCGTCCACTCCCATCAGTCCCATCGAG CTGGATGCCAAGAAAAGTCCACTTGCTCTTTTGGCACAGACGTGCTCTCAGATCGGAAAGCCGGACCCGCCGTCCTCCTCCAAGCTGTCCTCCGTGACCTCCAATGGATCTAGTGACAAGGACATCAAATCCGGTCCGCTGAAAATGAGCGACATCGGAGCCGACGACAAATCCAGCTTCAAACCTTACTCCAAATCGTCGGAAAAGAAGGACTCGAGCAGCAGCCTCAGTGGAGATAAAACCAGTTTCCGGGTGCCTAGCGCCACCTGCCAGCCATTCAGCCCAAGGACAGGCAGCCCCAGCTCCTGCACATCGGTCTCTCCTCTGCCGGCTGACGGCAAGGCGGGGGAcaaggaggaaaagaaggagtCTGATAGCAATAAAAGCAGTACTGCAGATAATAACGGCAGCCACAGGTTAAGTGGAATTACCTCTGATGGCAGCCATCACCAGGAGAGCACATCTGGATCCAAGACTCGTACATCAGACTCTCCATCTGTAACCTCGTCGTCCTCAGTTCTCAGCTCTGGACTGGTGGCCCCCGTGTCCCCATACAAGCCCGGTCACACAGTTTTCCCCATGTCCCCCGCTGGTATTTCCTATCCTGGGAGTTTGGCGGGTGCCTACGCGGGTTACCCCCAGTCGTTCCTGCCTCATGGAATGAACCTTGACCCCACGAAATCCAGCAGTCAGCTGTTAAGTGCACAGTTCGCTGCCGCCAGCTCGATGGGCTGCAGCAAAGCCGGAACGAGTCCCTTGGCTGGGTCCTCGCCCCCGTCTCTAATGTCCGCCAGCCTGTGTCGGGACCCCTACTGCCTGAGCTACCATTGCACGAGCCACCTGTCCGGCGCGTCCAGCGCCAACTGCGCGCACGACTCCGCGGCGGCTGCCGCACTCAAATCTGGATACCCGCTCATGTACCAGACGCACCCGTTACACGGCGTGCACTCCTCGGCCCCGTCTTTCAGCGGACACCCGTTGTATCCGTACGGGTTTATACTTCCAAATGATCCCCTGCCGCACATATGTAACTGGGTGTCTGCTAACGGACCTTGCGACAagcgcttctcctcctccgaggaGCTGCTCGGTCACTTGCGGACTCACACGGCCTTTGCCGGCACGGACAAGTTGATATCCGGGTACCCGGGGTCGTCTTCGCTCGCCAACGCCGCTGCGGCCGCCGCGATGGCGTGTCACATGCACATGCCTCCTAATGGCAGCCCGGGAAGCCCCGGAGCGCTGGCCCTCAGGGGCCCCCATCATCACCTCGGACTGAGCAGCCGCTATCACCCGTATTCAAAGAGCCCCATGCACACACCCGGAGCCCCGGTGCCGGTGCCCGCGGCAACGGGGGCGTATTATTCCCCGTACGCCTTTTATGGACAAAGACTGACAACAGCCTCGGCCTTAGGATACCAGTAG